The following proteins are encoded in a genomic region of Microcoleus sp. FACHB-68:
- a CDS encoding cobalamin-binding protein: MNSEPLRIVSLLPSATEIVASLGLADALVGRSHECDFPVGVEQLPVCTQPKMNPEGSSREIHDRVTDLLKSALSVYEIKTDVLEQLNPTHIITQAQCDVCACTLQDVEEAVSKSLRIQPQIISLQPDLLAEVWEDIERVAGNLKVDSQPVIEQLKSRVEAVSSLVRGHLPTVACIEWTEPLMAAGNWIPELVSLAGGESVFGVAGKHSPWLKWEELAAADPEVIIFMPCGFDLERTRQDAAPLIKKPEWQNLQAVKTGKVYITDGNSYFNRPGPRLVDSLEILAEILHPDTFNFGYRGAGWEFFS; the protein is encoded by the coding sequence ATGAACAGCGAACCGTTGAGAATCGTTTCTCTCTTACCCAGTGCAACTGAGATTGTCGCCTCATTAGGTTTGGCGGACGCGCTTGTGGGGCGATCCCATGAATGCGATTTTCCAGTAGGCGTTGAGCAGTTGCCGGTGTGTACGCAGCCTAAAATGAATCCTGAAGGCAGCAGTCGGGAAATCCATGATCGCGTCACAGATTTATTGAAATCGGCCCTCAGTGTTTATGAAATAAAAACGGATGTTTTAGAGCAACTGAACCCCACCCACATTATCACCCAAGCGCAGTGCGATGTTTGTGCTTGCACGTTGCAAGATGTTGAAGAGGCTGTTAGTAAATCTCTCCGCATTCAACCCCAAATTATTTCCTTACAGCCGGATCTTTTAGCGGAGGTTTGGGAAGATATCGAACGGGTTGCCGGCAATCTTAAGGTTGACAGTCAGCCGGTAATTGAGCAGTTAAAGTCTCGTGTTGAAGCGGTTTCTTCATTGGTGAGGGGTCATTTACCCACCGTTGCTTGTATCGAATGGACGGAACCTTTGATGGCTGCCGGTAACTGGATTCCCGAATTAGTTTCCCTTGCCGGTGGGGAGTCAGTTTTTGGGGTAGCCGGCAAACATTCTCCTTGGTTGAAATGGGAAGAATTAGCAGCCGCCGATCCAGAAGTGATTATTTTTATGCCTTGCGGTTTTGATTTGGAACGCACGCGCCAAGATGCCGCGCCATTAATTAAAAAACCAGAATGGCAAAATTTGCAAGCTGTTAAAACCGGCAAAGTTTATATCACAGATGGCAATTCATACTTTAACCGGCCAGGGCCACGGCTAGTTGATTCCCTAGAAATTTTGGCAGAAATTTTGCATCCTGATACGTTTAATTTTGGCTATCGGGGTGCCGGTTGGGAATTTTTTAGCTAG
- a CDS encoding response regulator yields the protein MDNAIPELETIRRQLMSLARPKKPKMLVVDDEPDNLDLLYRTFRREFQVLKAESGVRALEVLQQEGEVAVIISDQRMPEMKGTEFLKKTLPQFPNTVRIILTGFTDIEDLVEAINSGQVYKYITKPWDPNELKAVVERAAENYDVQMQRMEDLRRAQTQTNLISTILQVAQDADSTEACLEPIATAFGKSFSTDVCILQLVESSALASSQGTYSADGMEDNWLASDPLVSEAMASHKIQGSVNVPAEPELADVAHYQSSGIQAHLVIPVTYRDAVLALLSLQWKQPCSLREDELTLIHLSAKQVALALNSTR from the coding sequence ATGGATAATGCTATTCCAGAACTTGAAACCATTAGACGCCAGTTAATGAGTCTAGCGCGACCGAAAAAACCAAAAATGTTGGTGGTAGACGACGAGCCTGATAATCTCGACCTGCTCTACCGCACCTTCCGCCGTGAATTTCAGGTACTCAAGGCGGAAAGCGGGGTTCGCGCCTTGGAAGTGCTGCAACAAGAGGGCGAGGTGGCCGTGATCATCTCCGATCAACGGATGCCTGAAATGAAGGGAACGGAATTTCTTAAAAAAACGTTACCTCAGTTCCCGAACACTGTGCGGATTATTTTAACCGGCTTCACCGACATCGAAGACTTGGTCGAAGCGATTAACTCCGGACAGGTGTATAAGTACATCACCAAGCCTTGGGACCCCAATGAACTAAAAGCCGTGGTGGAACGGGCGGCAGAAAACTACGACGTTCAAATGCAACGCATGGAAGATTTGCGCCGCGCCCAGACGCAAACCAACCTAATCTCAACGATTTTGCAAGTCGCCCAAGATGCTGACAGCACAGAAGCTTGTTTAGAACCGATTGCAACGGCATTTGGCAAAAGCTTCTCCACCGATGTCTGTATCTTGCAACTGGTGGAAAGCAGTGCTTTAGCGTCCAGCCAAGGCACCTACAGCGCAGATGGCATGGAAGACAACTGGCTGGCGAGCGATCCCTTGGTTAGTGAAGCAATGGCTTCTCATAAAATCCAAGGATCGGTGAACGTGCCGGCGGAACCAGAACTGGCCGATGTGGCTCATTACCAATCTTCAGGTATCCAAGCCCATTTAGTGATCCCCGTCACTTACCGAGACGCGGTTTTGGCACTGTTATCGCTGCAGTGGAAGCAACCTTGCAGCCTGAGAGAAGACGAACTCACCCTGATTCATTTATCCGCCAAGCAGGTGGCCCTGGCGCTCAACAGCACCCGCTAA
- a CDS encoding DUF445 family protein has protein sequence MNLSDLWLYLTPPIAGGIIGYFTNDIAIKMLFRPYRAYYAFGRQIPFTPGLIPANQERLANKISSTIMGSLLTPQELQNLARRLLETERMQAAILWLLQLALDQVRSDTEQKTAKIMAGVMRDLLGQSFPRILKVLARREDFLEAQLNQIFDQVLLDFQLSEAQASQLSDWLLQAVLPPEVLRQALVDFLTDRNIQVIDEGFREKASGTYWVVANLLGLRNTLTRLRTFCLDEKEEANARLAELIKSLGVRSRLKEWLQNVSLQNLPVSTVRQLRKTLRDSVRGYIQSRGTDLMAGLTQSLDWENIAKLILSRLRSSAVVSSSLQLVSVELALILERYLERDLENIVAKTIPILNIDQVIIDRVKATSAEDLELAIQGIVKSELQAIVNLGGVLGVVVGFIQTILLLFR, from the coding sequence ATGAACCTTTCTGATCTCTGGCTTTATCTCACCCCGCCGATCGCCGGTGGCATTATTGGCTATTTCACCAACGATATAGCCATCAAGATGTTATTTCGTCCTTACCGAGCTTACTATGCCTTTGGCCGGCAGATCCCCTTTACACCGGGTTTAATTCCTGCCAACCAAGAGCGTTTAGCCAATAAAATTTCCAGCACGATTATGGGATCGTTGCTGACGCCACAAGAACTGCAAAACTTGGCGCGTCGCTTGCTAGAAACAGAACGAATGCAAGCGGCAATTCTTTGGTTACTACAACTAGCACTTGATCAAGTAAGGTCGGATACTGAGCAGAAAACCGCCAAAATTATGGCCGGTGTTATGCGCGATTTGCTAGGTCAATCTTTTCCCCGAATTCTAAAAGTTTTAGCTCGTCGCGAAGATTTTTTAGAAGCACAACTCAATCAAATTTTTGACCAAGTTTTACTAGACTTCCAGCTTAGTGAAGCGCAAGCAAGCCAGCTTTCAGATTGGCTGCTTCAGGCAGTGCTACCCCCAGAAGTGTTGCGTCAGGCTTTGGTCGATTTTTTAACGGATCGCAATATTCAAGTAATTGATGAAGGCTTTCGGGAAAAAGCCAGTGGCACTTATTGGGTGGTTGCCAATTTGCTTGGCTTGCGTAACACCTTAACGCGTCTGCGGACTTTTTGTTTAGATGAGAAAGAAGAGGCAAACGCTCGCTTAGCAGAATTAATTAAATCTCTGGGAGTTCGTTCGCGCTTGAAAGAGTGGCTGCAAAACGTTTCTTTGCAAAATCTGCCGGTTTCTACCGTGCGACAGTTACGCAAAACGCTGCGAGATAGTGTTCGTGGTTATATTCAAAGTCGCGGCACAGACTTAATGGCGGGATTAACGCAATCTCTCGACTGGGAAAATATTGCCAAATTAATTCTGAGCCGGCTACGTTCTTCGGCGGTGGTGAGTTCATCTTTACAGCTTGTCAGTGTCGAGCTAGCCTTGATTTTGGAGCGATATTTAGAGCGGGATCTTGAAAATATTGTGGCTAAAACAATTCCGATTTTAAATATCGACCAAGTCATTATAGATCGGGTAAAGGCCACCTCTGCCGAAGACCTTGAACTGGCAATTCAAGGTATTGTCAAAAGTGAATTGCAAGCCATTGTTAATTTAGGTGGTGTTTTAGGGGTGGTTGTGGGTTTTATTCAAACCATTTTGCTGCTATTTCGGTAG
- a CDS encoding nuclear transport factor 2 family protein, protein MNKPENPRLPLPPFDHESAIQKVRIAEDAWNTRNPEQVSLAYTSDSVWRNRSEFLSGREAIVQFLTRKWLKELDYRLIKELWAFRDNRIAVRFAYEWHDDAGNWFRSYGNENWEFDEHGFMRWRLASINDLPIQESERKYHWILGRRPDDHPGLSDLNL, encoded by the coding sequence ATGAACAAACCCGAAAATCCTCGACTACCCCTGCCGCCTTTCGATCATGAATCCGCCATCCAAAAAGTCCGAATTGCAGAAGATGCTTGGAACACACGTAACCCAGAACAAGTATCACTCGCTTACACGTCGGATAGCGTTTGGCGCAACCGCTCAGAATTTCTATCTGGTCGTGAAGCGATCGTACAGTTCTTGACGCGTAAGTGGCTTAAAGAATTGGACTACCGTTTGATCAAAGAGCTTTGGGCTTTTCGGGACAACCGAATTGCTGTCCGGTTTGCTTACGAATGGCATGATGATGCCGGCAACTGGTTCCGTTCCTACGGCAATGAAAATTGGGAATTCGACGAACACGGATTCATGCGGTGGCGTCTTGCCAGCATCAACGACCTGCCAATTCAGGAGAGTGAGCGCAAATATCACTGGATATTAGGTCGTCGTCCTGATGATCATCCCGGATTGTCCGACCTCAATCTTTGA
- a CDS encoding esterase-like activity of phytase family protein, protein MMPLFDENLLSFGNQSLNHTPNLLPADAGGALSSGIHPFLPPASGSLPDNPFLGLTESSAGTNQTEEFDSQFFLNVNSLPLKSAVASRPWGQDPLTGSGDLLVGKPADVAAVGEIIFVDTAVEDYQSLVAGIQAGTEVVILNPNRNGTDQISEVLAQKTDISAVHIVSHGERGSLRLGNSTLNLAGITETQQWANALNPDADILIYGCDVASGAQGEAFVEKLRELTGADVAASTDKTGSAIEGGDWLLEYGAGSIETDLAFNEPARSAYDSVFAVINSIGQSTFASNATFGGTLIGGLSGITYNSANNQYYVIADARNIPSSPGPVRFYTFNINVSSGTLAAGGATATGVTLLGNPAPFAANTSDTEGIALAPGGTTAFISSEGVFSGSTPTAQPFINEFNIATGAQTSTVLPIPSKFTATNTTSGIVSNAAFESLSISPSGQFLFTATENALKQDGAVPTASTGTRSRILTYNLATSTAGAEYLYNTQAGNGISEILALDNTTLLVLERSMNPTAGTGSLRLYQASLTGATDISGLNALTGSPTAVRKTLIADFVTSGFPINNFEGMTLGPTLPSGKRSLVLVSDNNYTMTTQVAAFAVNSAPVLDNTGSPTLTAINEDEPVASNTGTLVSTLIGSSITDSDASDAKGIAVTRLSTTNGTWQYSTNSTTWTSLGTPSESAARLLAADANTRIRFIPNANYNGVAGNITFRAWDGTTGTNGAAANITTLGTGGLTSFSTATETASIRVNAVNDAPLLTLPGAQTINQDTNLAISGISTADIDAGTRNLQVTLSANNGTLTFSSLTGLTFSTGDGTADGSMTFAGSLTNINAALANLIYRSHSTYSGIDNINLSVNDLGNIGTGGALTASGFIAVNVTSVN, encoded by the coding sequence ATGATGCCACTATTTGACGAAAATCTGCTGTCTTTTGGGAACCAATCGCTGAATCACACTCCCAATTTATTGCCAGCAGATGCCGGTGGTGCCTTGTCCTCTGGAATTCACCCGTTCTTGCCACCGGCATCTGGAAGTTTACCTGACAATCCGTTCCTTGGTCTTACAGAAAGCTCTGCCGGCACCAATCAGACAGAAGAATTTGATTCACAATTTTTTCTAAATGTCAATAGTTTGCCGCTCAAATCTGCGGTGGCCAGTCGCCCCTGGGGACAAGATCCACTAACAGGAAGTGGCGATTTGCTAGTTGGCAAACCGGCAGATGTGGCGGCGGTTGGCGAGATTATTTTTGTTGACACAGCCGTTGAAGATTACCAAAGTTTGGTTGCCGGCATTCAAGCAGGGACGGAAGTTGTTATTCTCAATCCCAACCGCAACGGCACAGATCAAATTAGTGAAGTTTTAGCGCAAAAAACCGATATCTCTGCGGTTCACATTGTCTCCCACGGTGAACGCGGAAGTTTGAGATTAGGTAACTCAACTTTAAATTTGGCCGGGATTACCGAAACGCAACAGTGGGCAAATGCCCTGAACCCAGATGCAGATATCCTGATCTACGGTTGTGATGTGGCATCGGGGGCGCAAGGTGAAGCTTTTGTCGAAAAACTGAGGGAATTAACCGGCGCGGATGTTGCCGCCTCCACAGATAAAACCGGCAGCGCAATAGAAGGTGGAGATTGGTTGCTGGAATACGGGGCTGGCAGCATTGAAACAGACTTGGCATTTAACGAGCCGGCCAGGTCAGCTTATGACTCGGTTTTTGCCGTTATTAATTCAATCGGCCAATCCACCTTTGCTTCTAACGCAACCTTTGGGGGCACGTTAATCGGTGGGTTGTCGGGCATTACGTACAATAGTGCGAACAATCAATATTACGTGATTGCCGATGCTCGCAACATCCCAAGCTCACCCGGCCCGGTTCGTTTTTATACTTTTAATATAAATGTCAGTTCTGGAACCCTGGCAGCCGGAGGCGCAACGGCAACGGGTGTGACATTACTGGGAAATCCGGCACCCTTTGCTGCGAACACGAGTGATACCGAAGGAATTGCCCTTGCACCCGGTGGGACAACCGCATTTATCTCTTCAGAAGGGGTTTTTAGTGGCAGCACCCCTACAGCACAGCCGTTTATCAACGAGTTCAATATCGCAACAGGAGCTCAAACTTCAACAGTGCTGCCGATTCCGAGCAAGTTTACTGCCACAAACACCACCAGTGGCATTGTCAGCAACGCAGCCTTTGAAAGCCTCAGCATCAGTCCAAGTGGGCAGTTTTTGTTTACAGCAACGGAAAACGCCTTAAAACAAGACGGTGCAGTTCCCACCGCTTCCACCGGCACCCGTTCTCGGATTTTGACCTATAATTTGGCCACGAGCACGGCAGGCGCGGAATATCTTTACAACACGCAAGCCGGTAACGGAATTTCTGAAATCTTAGCGCTCGATAACACGACGCTGCTGGTGCTGGAACGCTCAATGAACCCAACAGCTGGAACAGGGAGTTTGCGGCTGTACCAAGCATCTTTAACCGGCGCAACCGATATTTCAGGCTTAAACGCCCTCACCGGCAGCCCGACAGCGGTTAGGAAAACGTTAATTGCCGATTTTGTGACTTCGGGTTTCCCGATTAATAATTTTGAAGGGATGACACTTGGCCCGACCTTGCCGAGTGGGAAGCGCTCGCTTGTTTTGGTCAGCGATAACAACTATACGATGACCACACAGGTTGCGGCATTTGCCGTTAACAGCGCCCCGGTGCTGGATAATACCGGCAGCCCTACCTTAACGGCAATTAATGAAGATGAGCCGGTAGCCTCGAACACCGGCACACTGGTTTCTACTCTCATTGGTAGCAGCATCACGGACTCTGACGCTAGCGATGCGAAAGGCATTGCGGTGACAAGGTTAAGTACCACTAACGGCACTTGGCAGTATTCGACGAACAGCACCACTTGGACAAGTTTAGGCACTCCCTCTGAAAGCGCAGCGCGGCTTTTGGCGGCAGATGCGAATACTCGAATTCGGTTTATCCCGAATGCCAATTACAACGGCGTTGCGGGTAATATTACATTCCGTGCTTGGGATGGCACAACCGGCACGAATGGCGCTGCGGCAAATATTACGACTCTGGGAACTGGCGGGTTAACGTCTTTTAGCACCGCAACGGAAACCGCCAGCATTAGAGTAAATGCCGTGAATGATGCGCCGCTTCTCACCCTTCCTGGCGCTCAAACGATTAACCAAGATACAAATTTAGCGATTTCTGGCATTAGTACCGCCGATATCGATGCCGGCACAAGAAATTTACAAGTGACGCTTTCTGCCAACAATGGAACTCTCACTTTTAGTTCACTCACGGGCCTTACTTTTTCAACGGGTGATGGCACGGCGGATGGCAGCATGACTTTTGCTGGATCTCTGACCAATATTAATGCCGCACTTGCAAATCTCATATATCGCAGCCATTCAACCTATTCCGGAATTGATAACATCAACCTCAGTGTCAACGACTTGGGGAACATCGGCACGGGAGGCGCTTTAACGGCATCGGGTTTTATTGCGGTTAATGTTACTTCTGTAAATTGA
- the ubiE gene encoding bifunctional demethylmenaquinone methyltransferase/2-methoxy-6-polyprenyl-1,4-benzoquinol methylase UbiE, with the protein MSAEQVQAIFNRIAPVYDQMNDRLSVGQHRIWKQMTVKWSGASSGDTCLDLCCGSGDLAQVLAQQVGVAGHVYGVDFSPALLAVAQKREKPWLWPSAAISWVEADALNLPFADDYFDAATVGYGLRNVTDICRCLQELHRVLKPAAKAAILDFHRPSNPLLRSTQQWYLNNIVVPMAQHFGLTEEYAYISPSLDKFPTGSEQEVLAHQAGFAGATHYPIAGGMMGVLVVTK; encoded by the coding sequence ATGAGTGCTGAACAAGTTCAAGCGATATTCAACCGCATTGCGCCGGTTTATGACCAAATGAATGACCGGCTGAGTGTGGGCCAGCACCGCATTTGGAAGCAGATGACGGTGAAGTGGAGTGGTGCGAGTTCTGGAGATACTTGCCTGGATTTGTGCTGCGGCAGCGGCGATCTCGCACAGGTGTTGGCCCAGCAAGTCGGGGTTGCCGGCCATGTGTATGGGGTGGATTTTTCCCCGGCTTTGCTGGCGGTAGCGCAAAAACGCGAGAAACCTTGGCTGTGGCCATCGGCTGCGATTAGTTGGGTTGAGGCAGACGCGCTGAATTTGCCTTTTGCCGACGATTATTTTGACGCCGCCACGGTGGGTTACGGGTTGCGGAATGTTACAGATATCTGCCGGTGTCTGCAAGAGTTGCACCGCGTCCTCAAGCCGGCAGCCAAAGCCGCCATTCTCGATTTTCACCGGCCTAGCAACCCGCTGCTGCGAAGCACCCAGCAGTGGTATCTGAACAATATTGTGGTGCCAATGGCGCAGCACTTTGGCCTGACAGAGGAATACGCTTACATCAGTCCCAGCTTAGATAAATTTCCCACCGGCAGCGAGCAAGAGGTGTTGGCCCATCAAGCCGGTTTTGCCGGCGCAACACACTACCCGATAGCAGGTGGCATGATGGGAGTATTAGTCGTTACTAAATAA
- a CDS encoding SDR family oxidoreductase, translated as MKKLEGKVALVTGGTSGIGLATAKRFVAEGAYIFITGRRQAELDAAVKEIGENVTGVQSDVSNLADLDRLFATIEQEQGHLDVVFANAGGGEFAPLGAITEEHFDKTFNTNVKGLLFTVQKALPLMPEGASIILNASQTTTVGTPAFSVYSATKAAVRSFARNWMLDLKERKIRVNAISPGVVPTPAYNALGVSDEQVQEFIDSQANIIPLGRVGTPDEIAKAVVFLACDDSSFVNGIELFVDGGMAQI; from the coding sequence ATGAAAAAACTAGAAGGAAAAGTCGCTCTTGTCACCGGCGGCACCAGCGGCATCGGTCTTGCCACTGCTAAGCGCTTTGTCGCCGAAGGTGCATATATCTTCATCACAGGTCGTCGCCAAGCTGAACTGGATGCCGCCGTCAAAGAGATTGGTGAAAACGTCACGGGTGTTCAGAGCGATGTCTCTAATCTGGCAGACCTTGATCGCCTATTCGCCACAATCGAGCAAGAGCAAGGACACCTTGATGTCGTCTTTGCCAATGCCGGCGGTGGAGAGTTCGCCCCACTCGGAGCAATTACAGAAGAACACTTTGACAAAACCTTCAACACGAACGTCAAAGGTCTGCTGTTCACCGTGCAGAAGGCACTGCCTCTGATGCCAGAGGGCGCTTCCATCATCCTCAACGCCTCTCAGACGACTACGGTAGGCACCCCAGCCTTCAGTGTTTACAGCGCGACCAAAGCCGCCGTGCGCTCGTTTGCCCGTAATTGGATGCTCGACCTCAAAGAGCGCAAAATTCGGGTTAACGCCATTAGTCCTGGCGTGGTTCCTACTCCTGCTTACAATGCCCTGGGAGTGAGTGATGAGCAGGTGCAGGAATTCATAGACAGCCAAGCCAACATTATCCCCCTGGGAAGAGTCGGGACGCCCGATGAGATTGCCAAAGCCGTTGTCTTTCTCGCTTGTGACGATAGCAGCTTTGTTAACGGCATCGAGCTGTTTGTCGATGGCGGTATGGCTCAGATTTGA